One stretch of Prionailurus viverrinus isolate Anna chromosome C1, UM_Priviv_1.0, whole genome shotgun sequence DNA includes these proteins:
- the ECHDC2 gene encoding enoyl-CoA hydratase domain-containing protein 2, mitochondrial isoform X2, with translation MLRALTGALRLPRPWRPLQTRSCASDGAAGDPEIQVRVLAGPDQGITEILMNRPSARNALGKVLVSELLEALARLREDQQVRVLLFRSGVKGVFCAGADLKEREQMSEAEVGIFVQRLRGLMNEIAAFPAPTIAAMDGFALGGGLELALACDLRVAAASSAVMGLIETTRGLLPGAGGTQRLPRCLGVALAKELIFTGRRLSGAQAQALGLVNHTVPQNEEGNAAYHRARALAQEILPQAPIAVRLGKVAIDRGMDVDIASGMAIEGICYAQNIPTQDRLEGMAAFREKRPPRFVGK, from the exons ATGCTGCGAGCCCTGACCGGTGCCCTGCGCCTTCCACGCCCCTGGAGACCCCTTCAGACCCGCAGCTGCGCCTCCGATGGGGCGGCTGGGGACCCGGAGATCCAAGTGCGCGTCCTGGCAGGTCCAGACCAAG GAATCACGGAGATCCTGATGAACAGACCAAGTGCCCGTAATGCCCTGGGGAAGGTCTTGGTCAGTGAG cttctggaagctctggCCCGGCTGCGGGAGGACCAGCAAGTACGCGTTCTGCTATTCAGAAGTGGAGTGAAGGGTGTATTCTGTGCAG GTGCAGACCTGAAGGAACGGGAGCAGATGAGTGAGGCGGAAGTGGGGATCTTTGTCCAGCGGCTCCGAGGCCTGATGAATGAGATTG CAGCCTTCCCGGCACCCACTATTGCGGCTATGGACGGGTTTGCCTTGGGTGGAGGCCTGGAACTTGCCCTGGCCTGTGATCTCCGAGTAGCAG CAGCTTCCTCGGCTGTCATGGGGCTGATTGAGACCACCCGAGGGCTCCTCCCAGGAGCAG GAGGGACTCAGAGGCTGCCTCGATGTCTAGGAGTGGCCCTGGCAAAGGAACTCATCTTCACAGGCCGAAGACTGAGTGGTGCACAGGCTCAAGCCCTGGGGTTGGTGAACCACACTGTTCCCCAGAATGAGGAGGGCAATGCCGCCTACCACCGGGCAAGAGCGCTGGCCCAGGAGATCCTGCCCCAG gcACCCATTGCTGTGCGGCTGGGCAAAGTAGCCATTGACAGAGGAATGGAT GTGGACATCGCATCAGGGATGGCCATTGAAGGGATATGCTATGCCCAG AACATCCCCACCCAGGACCGGCTAGAGGGCATGGCAGCCTTCAGGGAGAAGCGGCCCCCCAGATTTGTTGGCAAATGA
- the ECHDC2 gene encoding enoyl-CoA hydratase domain-containing protein 2, mitochondrial isoform X1, which yields MLRALTGALRLPRPWRPLQTRSCASDGAAGDPEIQVRVLAGPDQGITEILMNRPSARNALGKVLVSELLEALARLREDQQVRVLLFRSGVKGVFCAGADLKEREQMSEAEVGIFVQRLRGLMNEIAAFPAPTIAAMDGFALGGGLELALACDLRVAGTGQKKRWDRVRREEVKQASSAVMGLIETTRGLLPGAGGTQRLPRCLGVALAKELIFTGRRLSGAQAQALGLVNHTVPQNEEGNAAYHRARALAQEILPQAPIAVRLGKVAIDRGMDVDIASGMAIEGICYAQNIPTQDRLEGMAAFREKRPPRFVGK from the exons ATGCTGCGAGCCCTGACCGGTGCCCTGCGCCTTCCACGCCCCTGGAGACCCCTTCAGACCCGCAGCTGCGCCTCCGATGGGGCGGCTGGGGACCCGGAGATCCAAGTGCGCGTCCTGGCAGGTCCAGACCAAG GAATCACGGAGATCCTGATGAACAGACCAAGTGCCCGTAATGCCCTGGGGAAGGTCTTGGTCAGTGAG cttctggaagctctggCCCGGCTGCGGGAGGACCAGCAAGTACGCGTTCTGCTATTCAGAAGTGGAGTGAAGGGTGTATTCTGTGCAG GTGCAGACCTGAAGGAACGGGAGCAGATGAGTGAGGCGGAAGTGGGGATCTTTGTCCAGCGGCTCCGAGGCCTGATGAATGAGATTG CAGCCTTCCCGGCACCCACTATTGCGGCTATGGACGGGTTTGCCTTGGGTGGAGGCCTGGAACTTGCCCTGGCCTGTGATCTCCGAGTAGCAGGTACTGGGCAGAAGAAGAGGTGGGACAGGGTGAGGAGGGAAGAAGTAAAGCAGG CTTCCTCGGCTGTCATGGGGCTGATTGAGACCACCCGAGGGCTCCTCCCAGGAGCAG GAGGGACTCAGAGGCTGCCTCGATGTCTAGGAGTGGCCCTGGCAAAGGAACTCATCTTCACAGGCCGAAGACTGAGTGGTGCACAGGCTCAAGCCCTGGGGTTGGTGAACCACACTGTTCCCCAGAATGAGGAGGGCAATGCCGCCTACCACCGGGCAAGAGCGCTGGCCCAGGAGATCCTGCCCCAG gcACCCATTGCTGTGCGGCTGGGCAAAGTAGCCATTGACAGAGGAATGGAT GTGGACATCGCATCAGGGATGGCCATTGAAGGGATATGCTATGCCCAG AACATCCCCACCCAGGACCGGCTAGAGGGCATGGCAGCCTTCAGGGAGAAGCGGCCCCCCAGATTTGTTGGCAAATGA
- the ECHDC2 gene encoding enoyl-CoA hydratase domain-containing protein 2, mitochondrial isoform X3 codes for MLRALTGALRLPRPWRPLQTRSCASDGAAGDPEIQVRVLAGPDQGITEILMNRPSARNALGKVLVSELLEALARLREDQQVRVLLFRSGVKGVFCAGADLKEREQMSEAEVGIFVQRLRGLMNEIAAFPAPTIAAMDGFALGGGLELALACDLRVAASSAVMGLIETTRGLLPGAGGTQRLPRCLGVALAKELIFTGRRLSGAQAQALGLVNHTVPQNEEGNAAYHRARALAQEILPQAPIAVRLGKVAIDRGMDVDIASGMAIEGICYAQNIPTQDRLEGMAAFREKRPPRFVGK; via the exons ATGCTGCGAGCCCTGACCGGTGCCCTGCGCCTTCCACGCCCCTGGAGACCCCTTCAGACCCGCAGCTGCGCCTCCGATGGGGCGGCTGGGGACCCGGAGATCCAAGTGCGCGTCCTGGCAGGTCCAGACCAAG GAATCACGGAGATCCTGATGAACAGACCAAGTGCCCGTAATGCCCTGGGGAAGGTCTTGGTCAGTGAG cttctggaagctctggCCCGGCTGCGGGAGGACCAGCAAGTACGCGTTCTGCTATTCAGAAGTGGAGTGAAGGGTGTATTCTGTGCAG GTGCAGACCTGAAGGAACGGGAGCAGATGAGTGAGGCGGAAGTGGGGATCTTTGTCCAGCGGCTCCGAGGCCTGATGAATGAGATTG CAGCCTTCCCGGCACCCACTATTGCGGCTATGGACGGGTTTGCCTTGGGTGGAGGCCTGGAACTTGCCCTGGCCTGTGATCTCCGAGTAGCAG CTTCCTCGGCTGTCATGGGGCTGATTGAGACCACCCGAGGGCTCCTCCCAGGAGCAG GAGGGACTCAGAGGCTGCCTCGATGTCTAGGAGTGGCCCTGGCAAAGGAACTCATCTTCACAGGCCGAAGACTGAGTGGTGCACAGGCTCAAGCCCTGGGGTTGGTGAACCACACTGTTCCCCAGAATGAGGAGGGCAATGCCGCCTACCACCGGGCAAGAGCGCTGGCCCAGGAGATCCTGCCCCAG gcACCCATTGCTGTGCGGCTGGGCAAAGTAGCCATTGACAGAGGAATGGAT GTGGACATCGCATCAGGGATGGCCATTGAAGGGATATGCTATGCCCAG AACATCCCCACCCAGGACCGGCTAGAGGGCATGGCAGCCTTCAGGGAGAAGCGGCCCCCCAGATTTGTTGGCAAATGA